The Onychomys torridus chromosome 4, mOncTor1.1, whole genome shotgun sequence genome includes a window with the following:
- the LOC118581497 gene encoding ATP synthase subunit e, mitochondrial-like produces MVPPVQVSPLIKLGQYSALVLGMAYSSKRYSYLKPQAEEEKKRLDELKWIERELADAQDDHILK; encoded by the coding sequence ATGGTGCCCCCAGTTCAGGTCTCTCCGCTCATCAAGCTTGGCCAATACTCAGCCCTGGTCCTCGGCATGGCCTACAGCTCCAAGCGCTATAGTTACCTAAAACCCcaggcagaggaggaaaagaagagactaGATGAGCTGAAATGGATTGAGAGAGAACTGGCGGACGCTCAAGATGACCACATACTCAAGTAA